A section of the Oryza sativa Japonica Group chromosome 1, ASM3414082v1 genome encodes:
- the LOC4326291 gene encoding C-type lectin receptor-like tyrosine-protein kinase At1g52310 isoform X2 — translation MAAAILRFFFFFFFFILPASLTATASTSTSSCPDGWQITPALDKCFIYIPTPLSWDRSEALCRNNFTAHLAALSSLQDLNLAKSLCGPSPSGCWVGGHRNNTASAFAWKWSDDSSSWNDTAFPADPLRANCSTTGCALATTNDACTLVTNTHAALTAKRCSDSHGLICMINHDRCYHDHCHKEYFIVLVVVSGFILLTTLAVVVWLLVYRRSKRRRRSREGSSTSATALVPPLWKVFTSEELRSITKNFSEGNRLPGNAKTGGTYSGILPDGSRVAIKRLKRSSLQRKKDFYSEIGRVAKLYHPNLVAVKGCCYDHGDRFIVYEFVANGPLDVWLHHVPRGGRCLDWPMRMRVATTLAQGIAFLHDKVKPQVVHRDIRASNVLLDEEFGSHLMGVGLSKFVPWEVMHERTVKAATYGYLAPEFIYRNELTTKSDVYSFGVLLLEIISGRRPTQSVESVGWQTIFEWATPLVQSHRYLELLDPLIQELPDVGVIQKVVDLVYACTQHVPSVRPRMSHVVHQLQQLELKSAASEQLSGTSTSATSPMLPLEVRTPR, via the exons atggcggcggccatcctccgcttcttcttcttcttcttcttcttcatcctgCCCGCCTccctcaccgccaccgcctccacctccacct CATCATGCCCTGATGGTTGGCAAATCACTCCTGCTCTCGACAAGTGTTTCATCTACATACCTACACCCCTTTCTTGGGACAGATCCGAGGCTCTCTGCCGCAACAACTTCACCGCTCATTTGGCTGCCCTATCATCACTTCAAGACCTCAATCTTGCAAAGTCTCTCTGTGGACCTTCCCCCTCTGGATGCTGGGTCGGAGGTCATCGCAACAACACTGCCTCGGCTTTTGCTTGGAAATGGTCCGATGATTCATCTTCTTGGAATGATACTGCCTTCCCTGCTGACCCATTGCGCGCCAACTGCAGCACTACTGGGTGTGCTCTTGCTACCACCAATGATGCATGCACTTTGGTTACCAATACCCATGCCGCACTTACCGCAAAAAGATGCAGCGACTCACATGGACTCATCTGTATGATCAATCATG ACCGATGCTACCATGATCACTGCCACAAGGAGTATTTCATAGTGCTCGTCGTTGTAAGCGGATTCATTCTCTTGACCACTCTAGCAGTAGTAGTTTGGCTACTTGTCTATAGGCGAagcaagaggaggagaagatcgCGTGAAGGTTCCAGTACTTCAGCTACCGCGTTAGTTCCACCGCTATGGAAAGTGTTCACCAGTGAAGAACTTAGATCAATCACAAAGAACTTCAGTGAGGGCAACCGGCTTCCTGGGAATGCAAAGACTGGTGGAACCTATAGCGGAATTTTGCCAGATGGATCCAGAGTAGCAATCAAGAGGCTGAAGAGATCAAGCCTACAAAGGAAAAAAGATTTCTACTCTGAGATTGGGAGAGTTGCAAAGCTGTATCATCCTAATTTAGTTGCAGTAAAAGGATGTTGTTACGATCATGGTGACCGCTTTATTGTTTATGAGTTTGTTGCCAATGGGCCGTTGGATGTTTGGCTACATCATGTCCCTAGAGGAGGGCGGTGCCTTGATTGGCCAATGAGGATGAGAGTTGCTACAACTCTTGCACAAGGGATCGC ATTTTTGCATGACAAGGTGAAGCCGCAGGTCGTGCACCGTGATATCCGTGCAAGCAACGTGCTACTTGACGAGGAATTTGGTTCCCATCTGATGGGGGTTGGGCTGTCCAAGTTTGTACCATGGGAAGTAATGCACGAGAGGACTGTGAAGGCTGCAACCTATGGGTACCTTGCTCCTGAATTCATATACAGGAATGAACTGACAACAAAGAGCGATGTCTACAGCTTTGGTGTGCTCCTTCTAGAGATCATCAGTGGCCGTCGGCCTACTCAGTCTGTCGAGTCTGTTGGATGGCAGACTATATTTGAGTGGGCAACACCTCTAGTCCAGTCACACCGGTACCTAGAGCTGTTAGACCCACTGATTCAGGAGTTGCCAGATGTAGGTGTCATCCAGAAAGTTGTTGACTTGGTCTATGCCTGCACCCAGCATGTCCCTTCGGTGCGACCAAGGATGTCTCATGTGGTCCATCAGCTCCAGCAACTTGAGCTAAAGTCAGCAGCATCAGAACAACTGAGCGGCACAAGCACTAGCGCTACATCTCCAATGTTACCATTGGAGGTTCGGACTCCTCGCTGA
- the LOC4326452 gene encoding uncharacterized protein isoform X1 has product MALLCFLLDMRNIPPPLLHLLKQCLLHLANLYAAIPSADLPDRLALCYVHPAASSSPPQLKVVYRPGEKFNLRDFHHAVNNLPLDAFRPNQHGSLHTTGDVSLTNLFSNRAIYSWATDDTSKKVIALCMSAQNTQALRRSLMDAAEQCITVEFVLLETGAAFVCDGVSENSNGFIDTICDLENCVVRRYSPETQVLHGLVKRWLEELKDDKEEALQAVFVFRVPIISTVNQISCSMYASANHIIDGFPSCQICRCHGRPIDLANTNKAKWMCPITSRQLTASDVTDTAVKIGEQTVLFLPDSEGVSSLRRASSSISFDVIERTNLASLNEGLIIGTPHIVIPSSNDVEVALDDECSDQNTQRRSNVFYGLCETLFKLDQGLVCSSKCNTETMKIGSLECYYLLQPSEKGPMLLRRLAGSEEILPLPVVSRPCNSTGTKEVQNLIETSLSKIVLKDYNPLQHERGFHSRLNCLVKDSLQFGSIAPACGAKDPHHLDSLSEPQILTFRGPEENKVLRLCREEGGDIQSFSFSEPQAASKEKASPRPSITEEWEQLIIIDDDFTSAVTCSTSRANPKLPSPVKPLGLDDKTSRILERLEAPRAKKQRATTSTRTGNSNTTPPPPASSIGAGTQIKKPLLPFEPSASQPLRPTFNKLRRKPTAAT; this is encoded by the exons ATGGCGCTGCTCTGCTTCCTGCTCGACATGCGGAACATCCCCCCTccgctcctccacctcctcaagCAG TGCCTACTCCACCTCGCCAACCTCTACGCCGCCATCCCCTCCGCCGACCTCCCCGACCGCCTCGCCCTCTGCTACGtccaccccgccgcctcctcctcgcctcctcag CTCAAGGTGGTGTATAGGCCTGGAGAGAAATTTAACCTTCGAGACTTCCATCATGCTGTCAACAATTTGCCTCTCGATGCCTTTCGTCCTAACCAACATGGATCTCTACATACTACTGGAG ATGTGTCATTAACAAATCTTTTTAGCAATCGAGCTATCTATTCTTGGGCCACTGATGATACCTCCAAAAAAGTGATTGCTTTATGTATGTCTGCACAAAACACACAAGCTCTCCGAAGATCTCTCATG GACGCAGCAGAACAGTGTATTACAGTGGAGTTTGTATTGCTGGAAACAGGAGCTGCATTCGTATGTGATGGTGTTTCTGAAAATTCCAATGGTTTCATAGACACAATTTGTGACCTTGAAAACTGTGTGGTACGAAGATACAGTCCTG AGACTCAAGTTTTGCATGGATTAGTCAAGAGGTGGTTAGAAGAGCTAAAGGATGACAAGGAGGAGGCATTGCAGGCTGTATTTGTATTCAGAGTTCCCATTATCAGCACTGTTAATCAAATATCTTGCAGCATGTATGCTTCAGCAAATCACATCATTGATGGTTTTCCATCATGTCAG ATATGCAGGTGCCATGGTCGCCCTATTGACCTTGCTAACACAAATAAGGCAAAATGGATGTGCCCAATAACTAGCCGACAGCTCACAGCTTCTGATGTTACTGATACTGCTGTGAAAATTGGGGAACAGACAGTACTGTTTCTTCCTGACTCAGAAGGCGTTTCAAGCTTGCGACGAGCCTCATCCTCCATTTCTTTTGACGTGATTGAGCGCACCAATTTAGCCTCACTAAATGAAG GACTCATAATTGGGACGCCTCATATTGTGATTCCCAGCTCTAATGATGTTGAGGTTGCTCTTGATGATGAGTGCTCAGATCAGAACACCCAACGTAGGTCTAACG TTTTCTATGGTCTATGTGAGACACTTTTCAAGCTTGATCAGGGACTTGTGTGCTCCTCAAAATGCAATACTGAAACGATGAAGATAGGATCCCTTGAGTGTTATTATCTTCTCCAACCATCTGAGAAGGGACCGATGCTTCTGAGG AGGCTTGCTGGATCTGAAGAGATACTGCCTCTCCCAGTTGTGAGTCGACCTTGCAACTCTACCGGTACCAAGGAAGTCCAGAATTTGATCGAAACCTCATTATCTAAG ATTGTGCTGAAGGATTACAACCCTCTACAACATGAGAGAGGTTTTCACTCGAGACTGAATTGTCTGGTGAAGGATAGCCTTCAATTTGG ATCAATTGCTCCGGCTTGTGGCGCGAAGGATCCTCATCATCTTGATTCGTTGAGTGAACCACAAATATTGACATTCCGGGGTCCAGAGGAAAACAAGGTGCTGAGGCTGTGTAGGGAGGAGGGTGGAGATATCCAATCGTTCAGCTTCAGCGAGCCACAGGCAGCGTCAAAGGAGAAGGCGTCGCCCAGGCCCAGCATCACCGAGGAGTGGGAACAGCTTATCATCATCGACGACGACTTCACCAGTGCCGTCACATGTTCTACTTCTAGGGCCAACCCCAAGCTGCCGTCCCCAGTGAAACCGCTGGGCCTGGACGACAAGACAAGCAGGATTCTGGAGAGGCTGGAAGCTCCCAGGGCAAAGAAGCAGAGGGCTACCACCAGCACACGCACCGGCAACAGCAACAcaactccaccaccaccagcgtcCAGCATTGGAGCCGGAACACAGATCAAGAAGCCATTGCTGCCATTTGAACCCAGCGCAAGCCAACCTCTGAGACCCACCTTCAACAAGCTCAGGCGGAAGCCCACTGCAGCTACCTAG
- the LOC4326291 gene encoding C-type lectin receptor-like tyrosine-protein kinase At1g52310 isoform X1 — translation MAAAILRFFFFFFFFILPASLTATASTSTSSCPDGWQITPALDKCFIYIPTPLSWDRSEALCRNNFTAHLAALSSLQDLNLAKSLCGPSPSGCWVGGHRNNTASAFAWKWSDDSSSWNDTAFPADPLRANCSTTGCALATTNDACTLVTNTHAALTAKRCSDSHGLICMINHEDRCYHDHCHKEYFIVLVVVSGFILLTTLAVVVWLLVYRRSKRRRRSREGSSTSATALVPPLWKVFTSEELRSITKNFSEGNRLPGNAKTGGTYSGILPDGSRVAIKRLKRSSLQRKKDFYSEIGRVAKLYHPNLVAVKGCCYDHGDRFIVYEFVANGPLDVWLHHVPRGGRCLDWPMRMRVATTLAQGIAFLHDKVKPQVVHRDIRASNVLLDEEFGSHLMGVGLSKFVPWEVMHERTVKAATYGYLAPEFIYRNELTTKSDVYSFGVLLLEIISGRRPTQSVESVGWQTIFEWATPLVQSHRYLELLDPLIQELPDVGVIQKVVDLVYACTQHVPSVRPRMSHVVHQLQQLELKSAASEQLSGTSTSATSPMLPLEVRTPR, via the exons atggcggcggccatcctccgcttcttcttcttcttcttcttcttcatcctgCCCGCCTccctcaccgccaccgcctccacctccacct CATCATGCCCTGATGGTTGGCAAATCACTCCTGCTCTCGACAAGTGTTTCATCTACATACCTACACCCCTTTCTTGGGACAGATCCGAGGCTCTCTGCCGCAACAACTTCACCGCTCATTTGGCTGCCCTATCATCACTTCAAGACCTCAATCTTGCAAAGTCTCTCTGTGGACCTTCCCCCTCTGGATGCTGGGTCGGAGGTCATCGCAACAACACTGCCTCGGCTTTTGCTTGGAAATGGTCCGATGATTCATCTTCTTGGAATGATACTGCCTTCCCTGCTGACCCATTGCGCGCCAACTGCAGCACTACTGGGTGTGCTCTTGCTACCACCAATGATGCATGCACTTTGGTTACCAATACCCATGCCGCACTTACCGCAAAAAGATGCAGCGACTCACATGGACTCATCTGTATGATCAATCATG AAGACCGATGCTACCATGATCACTGCCACAAGGAGTATTTCATAGTGCTCGTCGTTGTAAGCGGATTCATTCTCTTGACCACTCTAGCAGTAGTAGTTTGGCTACTTGTCTATAGGCGAagcaagaggaggagaagatcgCGTGAAGGTTCCAGTACTTCAGCTACCGCGTTAGTTCCACCGCTATGGAAAGTGTTCACCAGTGAAGAACTTAGATCAATCACAAAGAACTTCAGTGAGGGCAACCGGCTTCCTGGGAATGCAAAGACTGGTGGAACCTATAGCGGAATTTTGCCAGATGGATCCAGAGTAGCAATCAAGAGGCTGAAGAGATCAAGCCTACAAAGGAAAAAAGATTTCTACTCTGAGATTGGGAGAGTTGCAAAGCTGTATCATCCTAATTTAGTTGCAGTAAAAGGATGTTGTTACGATCATGGTGACCGCTTTATTGTTTATGAGTTTGTTGCCAATGGGCCGTTGGATGTTTGGCTACATCATGTCCCTAGAGGAGGGCGGTGCCTTGATTGGCCAATGAGGATGAGAGTTGCTACAACTCTTGCACAAGGGATCGC ATTTTTGCATGACAAGGTGAAGCCGCAGGTCGTGCACCGTGATATCCGTGCAAGCAACGTGCTACTTGACGAGGAATTTGGTTCCCATCTGATGGGGGTTGGGCTGTCCAAGTTTGTACCATGGGAAGTAATGCACGAGAGGACTGTGAAGGCTGCAACCTATGGGTACCTTGCTCCTGAATTCATATACAGGAATGAACTGACAACAAAGAGCGATGTCTACAGCTTTGGTGTGCTCCTTCTAGAGATCATCAGTGGCCGTCGGCCTACTCAGTCTGTCGAGTCTGTTGGATGGCAGACTATATTTGAGTGGGCAACACCTCTAGTCCAGTCACACCGGTACCTAGAGCTGTTAGACCCACTGATTCAGGAGTTGCCAGATGTAGGTGTCATCCAGAAAGTTGTTGACTTGGTCTATGCCTGCACCCAGCATGTCCCTTCGGTGCGACCAAGGATGTCTCATGTGGTCCATCAGCTCCAGCAACTTGAGCTAAAGTCAGCAGCATCAGAACAACTGAGCGGCACAAGCACTAGCGCTACATCTCCAATGTTACCATTGGAGGTTCGGACTCCTCGCTGA
- the LOC4326452 gene encoding uncharacterized protein isoform X2: MALLCFLLDMRNIPPPLLHLLKQCLLHLANLYAAIPSADLPDRLALCYVHPAASSSPPQLKVVYRPGEKFNLRDFHHAVNNLPLDAFRPNQHGSLHTTGDVSLTNLFSNRAIYSWATDDTSKKVIALCMSAQNTQALRRSLMDAAEQCITVEFVLLETGAAFVCDGVSENSNGFIDTICDLENCVVRRYSPETQVLHGLVKRWLEELKDDKEEALQAVFVFRVPIISTVNQISCSMYASANHIIDGFPSCQICRCHGRPIDLANTNKAKWMCPITSRQLTASDVTDTAVKIGEQTVLFLPDSEGVSSLRRASSSISFDVIERTNLASLNEGLIIGTPHIVIPSSNDVEVALDDECSDQNTQLFYGLCETLFKLDQGLVCSSKCNTETMKIGSLECYYLLQPSEKGPMLLRRLAGSEEILPLPVVSRPCNSTGTKEVQNLIETSLSKIVLKDYNPLQHERGFHSRLNCLVKDSLQFGSIAPACGAKDPHHLDSLSEPQILTFRGPEENKVLRLCREEGGDIQSFSFSEPQAASKEKASPRPSITEEWEQLIIIDDDFTSAVTCSTSRANPKLPSPVKPLGLDDKTSRILERLEAPRAKKQRATTSTRTGNSNTTPPPPASSIGAGTQIKKPLLPFEPSASQPLRPTFNKLRRKPTAAT; encoded by the exons ATGGCGCTGCTCTGCTTCCTGCTCGACATGCGGAACATCCCCCCTccgctcctccacctcctcaagCAG TGCCTACTCCACCTCGCCAACCTCTACGCCGCCATCCCCTCCGCCGACCTCCCCGACCGCCTCGCCCTCTGCTACGtccaccccgccgcctcctcctcgcctcctcag CTCAAGGTGGTGTATAGGCCTGGAGAGAAATTTAACCTTCGAGACTTCCATCATGCTGTCAACAATTTGCCTCTCGATGCCTTTCGTCCTAACCAACATGGATCTCTACATACTACTGGAG ATGTGTCATTAACAAATCTTTTTAGCAATCGAGCTATCTATTCTTGGGCCACTGATGATACCTCCAAAAAAGTGATTGCTTTATGTATGTCTGCACAAAACACACAAGCTCTCCGAAGATCTCTCATG GACGCAGCAGAACAGTGTATTACAGTGGAGTTTGTATTGCTGGAAACAGGAGCTGCATTCGTATGTGATGGTGTTTCTGAAAATTCCAATGGTTTCATAGACACAATTTGTGACCTTGAAAACTGTGTGGTACGAAGATACAGTCCTG AGACTCAAGTTTTGCATGGATTAGTCAAGAGGTGGTTAGAAGAGCTAAAGGATGACAAGGAGGAGGCATTGCAGGCTGTATTTGTATTCAGAGTTCCCATTATCAGCACTGTTAATCAAATATCTTGCAGCATGTATGCTTCAGCAAATCACATCATTGATGGTTTTCCATCATGTCAG ATATGCAGGTGCCATGGTCGCCCTATTGACCTTGCTAACACAAATAAGGCAAAATGGATGTGCCCAATAACTAGCCGACAGCTCACAGCTTCTGATGTTACTGATACTGCTGTGAAAATTGGGGAACAGACAGTACTGTTTCTTCCTGACTCAGAAGGCGTTTCAAGCTTGCGACGAGCCTCATCCTCCATTTCTTTTGACGTGATTGAGCGCACCAATTTAGCCTCACTAAATGAAG GACTCATAATTGGGACGCCTCATATTGTGATTCCCAGCTCTAATGATGTTGAGGTTGCTCTTGATGATGAGTGCTCAGATCAGAACACCCAAC TTTTCTATGGTCTATGTGAGACACTTTTCAAGCTTGATCAGGGACTTGTGTGCTCCTCAAAATGCAATACTGAAACGATGAAGATAGGATCCCTTGAGTGTTATTATCTTCTCCAACCATCTGAGAAGGGACCGATGCTTCTGAGG AGGCTTGCTGGATCTGAAGAGATACTGCCTCTCCCAGTTGTGAGTCGACCTTGCAACTCTACCGGTACCAAGGAAGTCCAGAATTTGATCGAAACCTCATTATCTAAG ATTGTGCTGAAGGATTACAACCCTCTACAACATGAGAGAGGTTTTCACTCGAGACTGAATTGTCTGGTGAAGGATAGCCTTCAATTTGG ATCAATTGCTCCGGCTTGTGGCGCGAAGGATCCTCATCATCTTGATTCGTTGAGTGAACCACAAATATTGACATTCCGGGGTCCAGAGGAAAACAAGGTGCTGAGGCTGTGTAGGGAGGAGGGTGGAGATATCCAATCGTTCAGCTTCAGCGAGCCACAGGCAGCGTCAAAGGAGAAGGCGTCGCCCAGGCCCAGCATCACCGAGGAGTGGGAACAGCTTATCATCATCGACGACGACTTCACCAGTGCCGTCACATGTTCTACTTCTAGGGCCAACCCCAAGCTGCCGTCCCCAGTGAAACCGCTGGGCCTGGACGACAAGACAAGCAGGATTCTGGAGAGGCTGGAAGCTCCCAGGGCAAAGAAGCAGAGGGCTACCACCAGCACACGCACCGGCAACAGCAACAcaactccaccaccaccagcgtcCAGCATTGGAGCCGGAACACAGATCAAGAAGCCATTGCTGCCATTTGAACCCAGCGCAAGCCAACCTCTGAGACCCACCTTCAACAAGCTCAGGCGGAAGCCCACTGCAGCTACCTAG